DNA sequence from the Arthrobacter crystallopoietes genome:
CGCAGGCCGGCAAGGTGGTCAGGACCTACGGTGAACCCGGCGAGACCATCAAGGTGGGCGACCCGCTGATCGTCTTCGAGGTTCCAGACGACACGGCAGGCATCGTCGGCACCGTGCCGAAGGAGGAGGCGCCCAAGCGCCGCGTCCGCCTCAGCGCCAACCTGGACGAGGACTAATCCGGTGGGCAGGCACCGGGAACAGACAGTCGAGGGGGTGGATCCGCACCTGAACGTGCGGATCCACGAGGCCGCCGAGGGCACCACCGGTCCGCATCGGCCGGTGATTCTGCTGCACGGTTTCGCGTCCTCCGCCAAGCTCAACTGGGAGGAC
Encoded proteins:
- a CDS encoding biotin/lipoyl-containing protein; protein product: MAEISFPLPDLGEGLIEATVLEWLVTEGEMIERNHPLVEVETTKSAVELPSPQAGKVVRTYGEPGETIKVGDPLIVFEVPDDTAGIVGTVPKEEAPKRRVRLSANLDED